The proteins below are encoded in one region of Aspergillus nidulans FGSC A4 chromosome III:
- a CDS encoding putative amino acid permease (transcript_id=CADANIAT00006244), whose product MSSNDWGMLSHVFLVLSALGEVASFSREPITLHTQAKRFCGPSLGFTLGWIYWLKYMMVIINQITAGVLVLSFWTNLGIGQKAAYITVFLAVILSMNYWSGRFLGRYEVLLSSFKILVVLGLMMLSLVIALGGGPNHKKGFHYWRMPGAFANEEDRSALGVFRAIFRTFPPTTLSYLGTELIGMAVLHTQDSKKAAARAIQQTFYRILAFNLVVVTLLGMAIPYDEDILELSIYTSKRRAMAFVVAVQVAHVTVLPDILNACILIFVVSSASRALCMATRIIRELSLEENAPHFLRRVNKRGVPVYALGGKGAMEESNHSGMVDMRRRHWHSDGDRARNPAGLTSSICPSIEYRLRMERGNARSNNSCNIDGHTVMWAWDPGKQHTDTKHSMKASILTDCIACIYIYVEESERSFVGKALATNAQCGLIERAHSHCFMFPL is encoded by the exons ATGTCCTCGAAC GACTGGGGGATGCTCTCTCACG tcttcctcgtcctctccgcACTAGGAGAAGTGGCTTCCTTCTCACGAGAGCCAATCACCCTACATACTCAAGCAAAACGATTCTGCGGTCCGTCGTTGGGCTTCACACTGGGATGGAT ATACTGGCTCAAGTATATGATGGTCATTATCAACCAAATCACTGCAGGTGTCTTGGTACTGTCCTTTTGGACTAATCTCGGGATTGGGCAGAAGGCGGCGTATATTACGGTTTTTCTTGCTGTGATCCTTAGCATGAATTACTGGAGTGGCCGCTTCCTCGGTCGCTATGAAGTCCTTCTCTCGTCCTTTAAGATTCTGGTAGTTTTGGGTCTTATGATGCTGTCACTTGTTATCGCACTCGGAGGTGGTCCGAACCATAAAAAGGGCTTTCATTACTGGAGAATGCCTGGTGCGTTTGCCAACGAGGAGGATAGATCCGCGTTAGGAGTGTTTCGTGCCATTTTCAGAACGTTCCCTCCAACCACGCTATCTTACCTGGGAACCGAACTTATAGGAATGGCCGTACTGCACACGCAAGATTCCAAAAAGGCTGCAGCTCGAGCAATTCAGCAGACATTCTATCGCATCTTGGCCTTTAACCTTGTCGTTGTCACGTTGTTGGGAATGGCGATCCCTTACGACGAAGACATACTAGAGTTGTCTATCTACACCTCCAAGCGCAGAGCTATGGCTTTTGTTGTGGCTGTTCAGGTGGCCCATGTTACTGTGCTACCGGATATCCTGAATGCTTGTATCCTTATATTTGTGGTGTCGTCGGCAAGCAGGGCCCTTTGTATGGCTACCAGGATTATTCGCGAGCTCTCCCTTGAGGAAAATGCACCTCATTTCCTTCGTCGCGTCAACAAACGAGGAGTGCCCGTCTACGCTCTAGGA GGAAAAGGCGCTATGGAGGAGTCGAATCATTCCGGTATGGTTGATATGAGGCGACGTCACTGGCACTCTGATGGCGATCGTGCTCGTAACCCTGCAGGTCTAACCTCATCAATATGCCCAAGTATCGAATACCGGCTACGTATGGAACGAGGCAACGCGCGATCCAACAACTCATGCAATATTGACGGCCATACAGTAATGTGGGCGTGGGATCCTGGAAAACAGCACACCGATACGAAACATTCCATGAAGGCGTCAATACTCACAGACTGTATAgcatgtatatatatctatgtCGAGGAATCAGAGAGGAGCTTCGTTGGAAAAGCCTTAGCGACAAATGCACAATGCGGTCTTATAGAGCGCGCCCACTCACACTGCTTCATGTTCCCCCTGTGA
- a CDS encoding aromatic alcohol reductase (transcript_id=CADANIAT00006245) produces the protein MSRTTVLLIGAAGETGGSIAAGLLEHPTFEIHALIRPRSAQKPAVLALQDKGVHIRKCDLKSSEEELEKALSDIDVVISCVGSAEQQDQIPIANAAKKAGVKRFIPCGFITVAPPGGIMWLRDEKEAVYNHIKQLHLPYTIIDVGWWYQLAYPRLESGKLDYAMTTSNNEIVGDGNTPLALTDLRDIGRYVARIITDDRTLNKMVFAYNTVLTQNEIFGLLEEISGEQITRNYISEELVQNRVLAARQSSETYPFDPVKFIPRYLAEYQLSWGIRGDNNPEYAKYLGYLLAKDLYPEFQPIDFKDYLIEVFQGTAKGIYTDRTISKAQQRMFPRSESTDSLQGRFFPRTESSDSLYMSR, from the exons ATGTCACGAACAACCGTTCTGCTCATCGGAGCTGCGGGTGAGACCGGAGGTTCCATCGCAGCCGGACTTCTCGAGCACCCGACTTTT GAAATCCACGCCCTTATTCGACCCCGCTCTGCTCAGAAACCAGCGGTTCTCGCTCTGCAGGACAAGGGAGTACACATCCGTAAATGTGATCTGAAATcgtctgaggaggagctcgaaaagGCGCTCTCCGATATCGATGTCGTCATCAGCTGTGTTGGATCGGctgagcagcaggatcaAATCCCCATCGCCAACGCAGCGAAGAAAGCCGGTGTCAAGCGATTCATTCCCTGTGGTTTCATCACGGTGGCACCACCGGGTGGGATTATGTGGCTCAGGGACGAG AAAGAGGCCGTTTACAACCATATCAAACAGCTCCACCTTCCCTACACTATCATCGATGTTGGTTGGTGGTACCAACTTGCGTACCCCCGACTCGAGTCTGGAAAACTCGACTATGCCATGACAACGTCGAACAACGAGATTGTTGGTGATGGCAATACGCCCTTGGCCTTGACAGATTTGAGAGATATTGGTCGCTATGTTGCTAGAATCATCACGGACGACCGTACATTGAACAAGATGGTCTTCGCATACAACACCGTTCTCACACAAAACGAGATCTTCGGCCTTCTGGAAGAAATCAGTGGTGAGCAGATTACCCGAAACTAC ATTTCTGAGGAATTGGTTCAAAATCGAGTTCTTGCCGCTCGTCAATCAAGTGAAACCTATCCTTTTGATCCCGTCAAGTTCATCCCTCGGTACCTGGCCGAGTACCAGCTCTCATGGGGTATCCGTGGCGACAACAACCCGGAATATGCCAAGTACCTGGGTTACCTGTTGGCCAAGGATCTGTACCCTGAATTCCAGCCCATAGACTTCAAAGACTATCTTATCGAAGTCTTCCAGGGAACAGCGAAAGGAATCTACACAGACCGCACCATCTCCAAGGCACAACAGCGCATGTTCCCACGAAGCGAGTCGACCGATTCGTTGCAGGGTCGATTCTTCCCGAGAACCGAATCCAGCGACTCTCTTTATATGTCACGATAG
- a CDS encoding putative MFS allantoate transporter (transcript_id=CADANIAT00006246) codes for MAITSRFQSHGGSDITKDNNAATTNHAEEVPTKPVFTSGKDGDVAQALFSSPEELHEEVDPAEARRVLWKIDLMILPYLAVCYAFFYIDKTTLSYAAIFGINEDLNLHGTQYSWLSSIFYFGFLVWALPTNLMLQRFPIGTKVSRHQYLHVLRIRGVFLIIQAACHNFTTLAVLRALGGAAEACADPAFMLITSMWYTRREQPVRMGLWYTANGFGIALGGLLGYGIGNIKGALPSWKYEFIVIGALCSAWGIVMFIFLPDSPVNAPGLTQRERRIAVERLRENQTGIENKHLKPQQVLEAFTDYKMYFFFVLGCVCNIPNGGISNFGTIIIKGFGFSTLVTTLMQIPYGVLIALSILACVYLNDRFENRRCVFILLFLIPNLAGAFGLRFVPESEQIGRLICYYLTGPYNAAFVLILSMQTANTAGHTKKVVTNAVLFLGYCTGNIAGPFFYLESQKPTYSLGIWSMIVSHLIEAVLISTLGLLLRWENKKRDRIQSQMEGGLEGRDLGATAFLDLTDRENLNFRYIY; via the exons ATGGCCATAACATCTCGTTTCCAGTCGCACGGCGGCTCGGACATTACGAAGGATAACAACGCAGCCACCACAAATCACGCCGAAGAAGTCCCGACAAAGCCAGTCTTCACTAGCGGGAAAGACGGTGATGTTGCTCAGGCCTTGTTCAGTAGCCCGGAAGAGCTTCATGAGGAGGTTGATCCGGCCGAGGCACGAAGGGTGCTCTGGAAGATCGATTTGATGATTCTGCCGTACTTGGCGGTTTGTTATGCGTTCTTCTATATTGATAAG ACTACGCTCAGTTACGCGGCCATCTTTGGGATCAACGAGGATCTGAACCTTCATGGAACACAATATAGCTGGCTTAGTAGTATTTTCTACTTTGGTTTCTTGGTTTGGGCATTG CCTACTAATCTCATGCTGCAACGGTTTCCAATTGGTAC GAAAGTATCTCggcatcaatatcttcatgTG CTAAGAATCAGGGGCGTTTTTCTCATCATCCAAGCGGCATGCCATAACTTCACCACTCTCGCCGTCCTCCGAGCCCTAGGTGGTGCTGCCGAAGCCTGCGCAGACCCTGCATTCATGCTAATCACGAGCATGTGGTACACACGGCGCGAACAGCCAGTGCGTATGGGGCTTTGGTATACAGCCAACGGCTTTGGCATTGCTCTCGGCGGCCTGTTGGGTTACGGGATTGGTAATATTAAGGGTGCGCTTCCGTCATGGAAGTACGAGTTCATCGTGAT TGGCGCTCTTTGCTCAGCCTGGGGCATTGTCATGTTCATTTTCCTTCCCGACTCCCCGGTCAATGCGCCAGGCTTGACACAACGAGAACGTCGGATTGCCGTTGAACGACTACGGGAAAACCAAACCGGTATCGAGAACAAGCACCTAAAGCCACAGCAGGTCCTTGAGGCATTCACCGACTACAAGatgtacttcttcttcgtgCTGGGCTGTGTCT GCAACATCCCCAACGGCGGTATCTCCAACTTCGGGACAATCATTATCAAAGGCTTCGGATTCTCGACTCTCGTTACGACTCTGATGCAG ATTCCCTACGGCGTCCTAATCGCACTCTCAATCCTAGCGTGCGTCTACCTGAACGACCGCTTTGAAAATCGCCGATGCGTATTCATTTTGCTATTCCTGATCCCCAATCTAGCGGGAGCATTCGGGCTGCGCTTCGTTCCCGAGAGCGAACAAATCGGCCGGCTGATCTGCTATTATCTCACAGGGCCGTATAATGCGGCTTTTGTGTTGATTCTTAGTATGCAGACCGCTAACACTGCCG GACATACAAAGAAAGTTGTCACAAACGCAGTCCTTTTCCTGGGTTACTGCACTGGGAATATTGCGGGGCCGTTCTTTTACCTTGAGAGTCAAAA ACCGACCTACTCACTCGGCATATGGTCCATGATCGTTTCGCATCTCATCGAAGCTGTCCTAATCAGTACACTGGGCTTGCTCCTCCGctgggagaacaagaagcgcgATCGGATTCAGAGCCAGATGGAGGGTGGCTTGGAGGGACGGGACCTTGGAGCCACAGCGTTCTTGGATTTGACGGATCGTGAGAATCTGAA TTTCCGATACATATATTAG
- a CDS encoding putative ABC transporter (transcript_id=CADANIAT00006247) — translation MDEKQGTSTGSDADTLNSSYEQSREWIRHSNPQGVVSHDSGVNVERAEQEFAELNREFSNISYQVQRLSKHASRNSKTEIHGKDVERSASSTDSVEPWDLEAALRGNQAAEVEAGIKSKHIGVIWDKLTVRGIGGSKSFIKTFPDAIVDFINVPGLIMDWTGHSNKGKEFEILKDFRGVLRPGEMVLVLGRPGSGCTTFLKSITNQRFGYTGVDGEVLYGPFDHKTFSKRFRGEAVYNQEDDVHQPTLTVKQTLGFALDTKTPGKRPLGVSKEEFKDKVIRMLLKMFNIEHTANTVVGNQFIRGVSGGEKRRVSIAEMMITSASVLAWDNSTRGLDASTALDFAKSLRIMTNIYKTTTFVSLYQASESIYKQFDKVLVIDSGRQVFFGPASEARAYFEGLGFKEKPRQTTPDYLTSCTDPFEREYKEGRDPSNVPSTPEALAAAFDNSIYSQNLATEMNEYRQQIHHEKQVYEDFEIANQEAKRKFTSKSSVYLIPYYLQVWALMRRQFLIKWQDKFALNVSWITSTGVAIILGTVWLNLPKTSAGAFTRGGLLFTSFLFNGFQAFSELASTMMGRALVNKHRQFTFYRPSALFIAQIIVDATFAIARILVFSVIVYFMCGLVRDAGAFFTFVLLIFTGYINMSVIFRTIGCLSPAFDHAMNFVSVLITLFILTSGYLVQWPNAQVWLRWFYYINPFGLGFASLMVNEFKSLNMTCTSESLIPNGDGYTDMNHQVCTLAGGEAGSPIIPGQSYLSTTFNYNREDLWRNFGIMVALIIAFLGMNLYFGEVVRFNAGGKTVTFYQKENAGRKKLNKALDEKRAARQSNDLGGPGADILLTSKPVLTWEDVCYDVPVPSGTRRLLHNIYGYVQPGKLTALMGASGAGKTTLLDVLAARKNIGVISGDILVDGAKPGTSFQRGTSYAEQMDVHEPMQTVREALRFSADLRQSYDVPQSEKYAYVEEIISLLELENLADAVIGTPETGLSVEERKRVTIGVELAAKPEMLLFLDEPTSGLDSQSAFNIVRFLRKLAAAGQAILCTIHQPNSALFENFDRLLLLKSGGECVYFGDIGEDSSTLLAYFRRNGAECPPDANPAEWMLDAIGAGSTRHLGNCDWVEFWRASPERERVKQEIAEIKSRRAEEARRNQATKPVEKEYATPLWHQIKTVCKRTNIVFWRSHKYGFTRLFTHFNISLITGLAFLQLDDSRASLQYRIFVLFNVTVIPIIIIQMVEPRYEMSRLVFYREAASKTYKDFAFAVSMVVAEIPYCIMCGIIFFVFLYYIPGFQGASDRAGYQFFMIMITQLFAVTLGQMIQALTPNSMIASQCNPPLMILFSLFCGVMIPKPQMPKFWRVWFYELDPFTRIISGMVTTELHERPVVCTPGEYNRFQAPAGQTCGEYMQSFFDRGGIGYLANNATQNCEYCAYRVGDEYYQAFEMSFDHRWRDLGIYAAFVGSNLIILFMAVRLSDLQALPSGDWLTY, via the exons AGGGTGTTGTTTCTCACGACTCGGGCGTCAATGTGGAGAGGGCCGAGCAGGAATTTGCTGAACTGAACAGGGAGTTTTCTAACATCTCTTACCAGGTTCAGCGGCTTTCCAAGCATGCATCTAGGAACTCAAAGACTGAAATCCACGGCAAGGATGTTGAGCGGTCTGCCAGCTCGACGGATTCTGTAGAGCCCTGGGATCTTGAGGCTGCTCTCCGGGGGAACCAGGCGGCCGAGGTAGAGGCTGGGATCAAGAGCAAGCACATTG GTGTTATCTGGGACAAACTCACTGTTCGTGGGATCGGCGGCTCCAAAAGCTTCATCAAGACCTTCCCTGACGCCATCGTGGATTTCATCAATGTACCCGGTTTGATCATGGACTGGACAGGCCACAGCAACAAGGGAAAAGAATTTGAGATTCTCAAGGACTTTCGCGGGGTGTTACGCCCCGGCGAGATGGTGCTCGTTCTGGGTCGTCCAGGCTCTGGCTGTACCACATTCCTCAAATCGATCACGAATCAACGCTTTGGCTACACTGGGGTGGATGGCGAGGTTCTGTACGGCCCGTTCGATCATAAAACCTTCTCCAAAAGGTTCCGCGGCGAAGCCGTCTACAATCAAGAGGATGATGTTCATCAGCCAACCCTGACCGTCAAGCAAACACTTGGTTTCGCGTTAGATACAAAGACCCCTGGCAAGCGGCCACTGGGTGTGTCCAAGGAAGAATTCAAAGACAAAGTGATTCGCATGCTGCTCAAAATGTTCAACATCGAACACACTGCAAATACCGTCGTAGGAAATCAATTCATTCGAGGTGTTTctggaggagagaaacgTCGCGTCAGTATCGCAGAGATGATGATCACTTCAGCCTCTGTTTTAGCATGGGATAATTCCACGCGCGGTCTTGACGCTTCGACTGCTCTTGATTTCGCCAAGTCGCTGCGAATTATGACCAACATCTACAAGACTACGACCTTTGTCTCGTTGTATCAGGCTTCGGAGAGTATTTACAAGCAATTTGATAAGGTCCTGGTTATTGACAGCGGTAGACAAGTCTTCTTTGGCCCTGCTAGCGAAGCACGAGCGTACTTTGAGGGGCTTGGGTTCAAAGAAAAGCCTCGCCAAACCACTCCCGACTACCTCACGTCGTGTACGGATCCATTTGAAAGGGAGTACAAAGAGGGACGGGACCCTTCTAACGTTCCATCTACGCCTGAGGCACTCGCAGCGGCCTTCGATAACTCTATCTACAGTCAGAATCTTGCCACAGAAATGAACGAATACCGCCAGCAGATACATCATGAGAAGCAGGTCTACGAAGATTTCGAGATTGCCAACCAAGAGGCGAAGCGTAAATTCACTTCCAAGTCATCAGTCTACCTCATCCCATACTACCTGCAAGTCTGGGCTCTGATGCGGCGCCAGTTCCTTATCAAATGGCAAGACAAGTTTGCCCTCAATGTCTCCTGGATTACTTCCACCGGTGTGGCTATTATTCTCGGAACCGTCTGGCTAAATCTTCCCAAAACCAGTGCCGGCGCGTTTACTAGGGGTGGTCTTCTTTTTACCAGCTTCCTTTTCAACGGCTTCCAAGCATTTTCCGAGCTTGCTTCGACTATGATGGGTCGGGCCCTTGTGAACAAGCATCGGCAATTTACCTTTTACAGACCAAGCGCACTGTTCATTGCTCAAATAATCGTTGATGCCACGTTCGCGATTGCCAGGATCCTCGTTTTCAGCGTCATAGTCTACTTCATGTGCGGCCTTGTCAGGGATGCAGGGGCATTCTTCACTTTTGTGCTGCTCATTTTTACGGGCTATATCAACATGTCTGTCATCTTCAGAACCATCGGTTGCCTGTCGCCTGCTTTCGATCACGCAATGAACTTTGTATCTGTCTTGATCACTTTGTTTATACTAACGTCTGGATACCTTGTTCAGTGGCCTAATGCGCAGGTTTGGCTACGATGGTTTTACTATATCAACCCCTTCGGGCTTGGATTTGCTAGCTTGATGGTCAACGAATTTAAAAGCCTCAATATGACCTGTACCAGCGAGTCCCTAATCCCAAATGGTGATGGATACACCGATATGAACCACCAAGTGTGTACGCTTGCTGGAGGTGAAGCAGGTTCCCCAATAATTCCTGGTCAGAGCTATTTATCGACCACATTCAACTATAACAGAGAGGATCTCTGGAGGAACTTTGGCATCATGGTGGCCCTCATCATTGCTTTCTTAGGGATGAATCTGTACTTCGGTGAAGTTGTTAGGTTTAACGCTGGCGGCAAGACCGTCACCTTCTATCagaaggaaaatgctggGCGGAAGAAACTGAACAAAGCACTGGACGAAAAGCGCGCTGCTCGACAGTCGAACGACCTTGGTGGCCCTGGAGCCGATATATTGCTGACATCGAAGCCAGTCCTAACATGGGAAGATGTATGCTATGACGTTCCTGTGCCGTCCGGCACTCGACGACTGCTGCACAACATCTACGGTTACGTACAGCCTGGTAAACTGACGGCCTTGATGGGCGCATCCGGAGCGGGGAAGACGACCCTGCTTGACGTTCTCGCCGCGCGAAAGAACATTGGCGTAATTTCTGGCGACATTTTGGTAGATGGTGCCAAGCCTGGTACATCGTTCCAACGAGGCACTTCCTATGCAGAGCAAATGGATGTCCATGAACCTATGCAGACGGTGCGCGAGGCACTGCGTTTCTCAGCCGACCTTCGTCAATCGTATGACGTCCCGCAGTCGGAGAAATATGCTTAtgtggaagagatcatctctctgctggagctggagaatcttGCAGATGCAGTGATTGGCACGCCTGAGACTGGCCTGTCTGtcgaggagaggaagcgtGTCACTATCGGTGTTGAGCTGGCAGCGAAGCCGGAAATGCTGCTATTTTTGGATGAGCCTACTTCTGGTCTGGACAGCCAATCTGCGTTCAATA TTGTTCGAttcctccgcaagcttgCTGCCGCGGGACAGGCTATTTTATGTACTATCCACCAGCCGAACTCTGCTCTTTTCGAGAACTTTGAccggttgctgttgctgaagaGTGGAGGCGAATGTGTGTACTTTGGCGATATTGGAGAAGATTCAAGTACACTACTCGCTTACTTCCGGCGTAACGGTGCAGAGTGTCCTCCTGATGCGAACCCCGCTGAGTGGATGCTTGACGCCATTGGCGCTGGTTCGACTCGCCATCTTGGAAACTGTGACTGGGTTGAGTTCTGGAGAGCGTCACCGGAGAGGGAGCGGGTCAAACAAGAGATCGCTGAAATAAAGAGTCGACGCGCTGAGGAGGCTAGACGGAATCAAGCAACGAAGCCGGTTGAGAAGGAATACGCAACTCCACTTTGGCACCAGATCAAGACTGTTTGTAAGCGGACGAATATCGTCTTCTGGCGCTCTCACAAGTATGGCTTCACTCGGCTCTTCACCCACTTCAACATTTCTCTGATCACCGGTCTTGCGTTCCTGCAACTCGACGACTCCCGAGCTTCGCTGCAGTACCGCATCTTCGTCCTGTTCAACGTCACAGTTATCCCAATTATCATCATTCAAATGGTCGAGCCTCGATACGAGATGTCGCGGTTAGTATTTTATCGAGAAGCCGCGTCAAAGACATACAAGGACTTCGCCTTTGCCGTGTCTATGGTCGTCGCCGAAATCCCATACTGCATCATGTGCGGGAttatcttcttcgtcttcctttACTATATCCCCGGTTTTCAAGGCGCCTCCGACCGGGCGGGCTACCAgttcttcatgatcatgatcacGCAATTGTTCGCCGTGACATTGGGTCAAATGATTCAAGCCCTTACTCCCAACAGCATGATCGCATCCCAGTGCAACCCGCCACTCATGATCTTGTTCAGTTTATTCTGCGGCGTCATGATCCCGAAACCTCAGATGCCGAAGTTCTGGCGAGTCTGGTTCTACGAACTCGACCCGTTCACGCGCATCATCAGCGGGATGGTCACGACGGAACTGCACGAACGCCCTGTTGTCTGTACTCCAGGCGAGTACAACCGGTTCCAGGCTCCCGCCGGCCAGACTTGCGGCGAGTACATGCAGTCATTCTTCGACCGAGGTGGGATTGGATACCTGGCCAACAATGCGACTCAGAATTGCGAGTACTGTGCTTATCGAGTTGGAGACGAGTATTACCAGGCCTTCGAGATGAGCTTTGACCACCGGTGGAGGGATTTGGGCATTTATGCGGCTTTTGTCGGGTCTAACCTGATAATTTTGTTCATGGCTGTAAGACTTTCTGATTTGCAGGCTCTCCCTTCTGGTGATTGGCTTACTTACTAA